A single Ctenopharyngodon idella isolate HZGC_01 chromosome 22, HZGC01, whole genome shotgun sequence DNA region contains:
- the psmb11b gene encoding proteasome subunit beta type-11b, whose amino-acid sequence MALQDVCGLQTAPLFPQWNAPLSQSFMPEDSTHLFGGGIHGEAFSTWLPGRGALSPLEFYMPIAEYLTQSPINFGQISLGSAPTNLLNIDHQHPSLPSISLPSPTPYSISPSVPLPFTLSHGTTTLGFAFQGGVIAAADTRSSCSGKVACPSSPKVLPIHSHLVGTTSGTSADCALWKRILARELRLYQLRHRRRLSTGGAAKLLSHMLHPFKGTELCVAATLCGWDGDEEKDEQPITEKYANTTTTQILASDSCSQSAATQPFIAAPAVCKSPAQQMVKPRSGICGPRVVYVCSDGLRLQGELFSVGSGSPYAYSILDSSVYWGMSVQEAASVAREAVYRATYRDAYSGNNVDLYHVTAQRVEAQREGKLERGVLQREREGEKESGGEKNRKESNFKM is encoded by the coding sequence ATGGCTTTGCAAGATGTATGCGGCTTGCAGACCGCCCCTCTGTTCCCTCAATGGAATGCTCCTCTCTCACAGTCCTTCATGCCGGAGGATTCCACTCATCTGTTCGGAGGGGGGATTCACGGAGAAGCTTTCTCTACATGGCTGCCTGGGAGGGGCGCTCTGAGTCCTTTGGAATTTTACATGCCGATAGCGGAATACCTCACACAAAGCCCGATAAACTTCGGTCAAATTAGCCTCGGTTCAGCGCCGACAAACCTACTGAATATAGACCATCAGCATCCCTCATTGCCGTCCATCTCTCTTCCTTCACCCACACCCTACTCCATCTCTCCCTCCGTTCCTTTACCGTTCACTCTCTCTCACGGTACCACAACTCTCGGCTTCGCGTTCCAGGGAGGTGTGATCGCCGCAGCCGACACGCGTTCCAGCTGCTCGGGGAAGGTGGCCTGTCCCTCCTCACCGAAGGTCTTGCCCATCCACTCTCACCTGGTTGGTACCACATCCGGGACCTCAGCTGATTGTGCGCTCTGGAAGCGCATCCTGGCTCGAGAGCTCAGACTGTACCAGCTTCGACACCGCCGTAGGCTGTCGACAGGGGGCGCCGCAAAGCTGCTGTCTCACATGCTGCATCCATTCAAAGGCACTGAGCTGTGCGTCGCAGCCACTCTGTGTGGATGGGATGGGGATGAAGAAAAAGATGAGCAACCAATTACAGAGAAATATGCAAATACCACAACCACTCAAATATTAGCAAGCGATTcatgtagccaatcagcagcaacCCAGCCGTTCATAGCTGCTCCTGCAGTTTGTAAATCTCCAGCTCAACAAATGGTCAAACCTCGTTCGGGAATATGTGGCCCACGGGTTGTTTATGTGTGCAGTGACGGGCTGCGCCTGCAGGGGGAGCTGTTCTCTGTGGGATCGGGCTCTCCATACGCATACTCGATCCTGGACAGCAGCGTTTACTGGGGAATGAGCGTACAGGAGGCCGCTTCAGTCGCCAGGGAGGCCGTATACAGAGCCACATACAGAGACGCGTACTCGGGCAATAATGTAGATCTCTACCATGTTACTGCCCAAAGGGTGGAGGCGCAGAGAGAGGGAAAACTTGAAAGAGGAGTattacagagagaaagagagggagagaaagagagtggaggagagaaaaacagaaaagaaagcaattttaaaatgtga